A single genomic interval of Oncorhynchus mykiss isolate Arlee chromosome 13, USDA_OmykA_1.1, whole genome shotgun sequence harbors:
- the LOC110485718 gene encoding mediator of RNA polymerase II transcription subunit 15 isoform X2, with amino-acid sequence MIGITFRVSWFCCLLIGGITCSTSSSLRSKGYGNYISPTAQLRAQLTEEQQKHLASILQKQLAPMPQAPPKIWYPTQMPQQEKQLAAMTQQETLPASYPKQPQAVLYPAQMPQKQPATERQHQKEQAIPQLPQQVWYPVQIPQRQKQPATGPQQQTELTTMPQKQPAPMDILQKQPTAMPQQTWYPAQMQQKQPATIHQQVWHPAQFPQEQKQPATEPQQQKEPAAISQQPQQVLHPAQKPQKQLTAMPQQVWYPAQKPQQQKQPATEPQQQIDLTAMPQQMWHPAQFPQEQPVPMRQLQKDLTAIPPQLLHSAQMPQLHKQPAAMLQQVWQLAPIPQQPHDVWYPAKMVQKQQAAATRRQKELTTMPQQVWYPAQMPQEQKQPATIPQQELHPAQMLQTQLAPMPILQKQPTAILQQAWYPAQMSQQQKQLATILQKQPAPLPQPQKEQATLPPQVWHPAQMPQQQKQPATETRQQIEPTAMPQPPQQVWHPNQFPQEQKQPAPMHLPQKELTAIPQQLWQTAQIPQQHKQPAAMLQQPHNMWYPAKMVQKQQVAALTAMPQTHQQVWHPAQSPQQQKQPASTPLPQEQPTAVSQQVWYPAQMSQQRKLHTAMPQQQLTAMPQQKHYQSTEDGASGSAQASIVEQSGVIPIYSYSSKSHYENGRTVFSQISYTPREAISVDSGNAPKDGYVSFGAPSIYPPLVKDSARKM; translated from the exons ATGATTGGAATCACTTTCAG agtTTCTTGGTTTTGTTGCCTGCTAATTGGTGGGATAACCTGTTCTACATCAA GCTCACTTAGGTCTAAAGGATATGGAAATTACATCTCTCCAACAGCTCAATTGCGAGCGCAGCTGACCGAAGAGCAACAGAAACATCTGGCCTCCATCCTGCAAAAGCAACTGGCCCCCATGCCCCAGGCACCTCCGAAAATTTGGTATCCAACTCAAATGCCCCAGCAGGAAAAGCAACTGGCCGCCATGACCCAACAGGAGACTCTACCGGCCAGTTATCCTAAGCAGCCTCAAGCAGTGTTGTATCCAGCTCAAATGCCCCAGAAGCAACCAGCTACTGAACGTCAGCATCAGAAGGAACAGGCCATACCCCAGTTACCTCAGCAAGTGTGGTATCCAGTTCAAATTCCCCAGCGGCAAAAGCAACCAGCTACTGGGCCTCAGCAGCAGACGGAACTGACCACCATGCCCCAGAAGCAACCGGCTCCAATGGATATACTGCAGAAACAACCAACAGCTATGCCGCAGCAAACATGGTATCCAGCTCAAATGCAGCAGAAGCAACCGGCCACCATTCACCAGCAAGTGTGGCATCCAGCTCAATTTCCCCAGGAGCAAAAGCAACCAGCTACTGAACCTCAGCAGCAGAAGGAACCAGCCGCTATAAGCCAGCAACCTCAGCAAGTGTTGCATCCAGCTCAAAAGCCGCAGAAGCAACTGACTGCCATGCCCCAGCAAGTGTGGTATCCAGCTCAAAAGCCCCAGCAGCAGAAGCAACCCGCCACTGAACCTCAGCAGCAGATTGACCTAACCGCCATGCCTCAGCAAATGTGGCATCCAGCTCAATTTCCCCAGGAGCAACCAGTCCCTATGCGTCAACTGCAGAAGGATCTGACCGCCATTCCACCACAACTGTTGCATTCCGCTCAAATGCCCCAGCTGCATAAGCAACCGGCTGCCATGCTTCAGCAAGTGTGGCAACTGGCCCCCATTCCCCAGCAGCCTCATGACGTGTGGTATCCAGCTAAAATGGTCCAGAAGCAACAAGCCGCTGCAACTCGGCGGCAGAAGGAACTGACCACCATGCCTCAGCAAGTGTGGTATCCAGCTCAAATGCCCCAGGAGCAGAAGCAACCGGCCACCATACCCCAGCAAGAGTTGCATCCAGCTCAAATGCTGCAGACGCAACTGGCCCCAATGCCTATCCTGCAGAAACAACCAACAGCTATACTCCAGCAAGCATGGTATCCAGCTCAAATGTCCCAGCAGCAGAAACAACTGGCCACCATACTGCAGAAGCAACCAGCCCCATTGCCTCAACCGCAGAAGGAACAGGCCACCCTGCCCCCGCAAGTGTGGCATCCAGCTCAAATGCCACAGCAGCAAAAGCAACCAGCTACTGAAACTCGGCAGCAAATTGAACCGACCGCCATGCCCCAGCCACCTCAGCAAGTGTGGCATCCAAATCAATTTCCCCAGGAGCAGAAGCAACCAGCCCCTATGCATCTACCGCAGAAGGAACTGACTGCCATACCCCAACAACTGTGGCAAACGGCTCAAATTCCCCAGCAGCATAAGCAACCGGCTGCAATGCTTCAGCAGCCTCACAACATGTGGTATCCAGCTAAAATGGTCCAGAAGCAACAAGTCGCTGCACTGACCGCCATGCCGCAGACGCATCAGCAAGTGTGGCATCCAGCTCAATCTCCCCAGCAGCAGAAGCAACcggcctccacccctctaccgCAGGAGCAGCCTACCGCCGTATCCCAGCAAGTGTGGTATCCAGCTCAAATGTCCCAGCAGCGGAAGCTACACACTGCCATGCCACAACAGCAACTGACCGCCATGC CTCAGCAGAAGCACTACCAAAGCACTGAAGATGGTGCCTCTGGTAGCGCTCAGGCCAGCATCGTTGAACAGTCGGGTGTCATCCCAATCTATTCCTACAGTTCCAAATCGCACTACGAGAATGGCAGAACTGTCTTTTCCCAAATCAGCTACACTCCTAGGGAGGCTATTTCTGTTGACAGTGGAAATGCTCCCAAGGACGGTTATGTTAGCTTTGGTGCACCAAGCATATATCCACCACTAGTGAAGGATTCTGCAAG GAAAATGTAA
- the LOC110485718 gene encoding mediator of RNA polymerase II transcription subunit 15 isoform X1 — protein sequence MIGITFRVSWFCCLLIGGITCSTSSSLRSKGYGNYISPTAQLRAQLTEEQQKHLASILQKQLAPMPQAPPKIWYPTQMPQQEKQLAAMTQQETLPASYPKQPQAVLYPAQMPQKQPATERQHQKEQAIPQLPQQVWYPVQIPQRQKQPATGPQQQTELTTMPQKQPAPMDILQKQPTAMPQQTWYPAQMQQKQPATIHQQVWHPAQFPQEQKQPATEPQQQKEPAAISQQPQQVLHPAQKPQKQLTAMPQQVWYPAQKPQQQKQPATEPQQQIDLTAMPQQMWHPAQFPQEQPVPMRQLQKDLTAIPPQLLHSAQMPQLHKQPAAMLQQVWQLAPIPQQPHDVWYPAKMVQKQQAAATRRQKELTTMPQQVWYPAQMPQEQKQPATIPQQELHPAQMLQTQLAPMPILQKQPTAILQQAWYPAQMSQQQKQLATILQKQPAPLPQPQKEQATLPPQVWHPAQMPQQQKQPATETRQQIEPTAMPQPPQQVWHPNQFPQEQKQPAPMHLPQKELTAIPQQLWQTAQIPQQHKQPAAMLQQPHNMWYPAKMVQKQQVAALTAMPQTHQQVWHPAQSPQQQKQPASTPLPQEQPTAVSQQVWYPAQMSQQRKLHTAMPQQQLTAMPQQLWHVAQMTQKQLTPMSQQKHYQSTEDGASGSAQASIVEQSGVIPIYSYSSKSHYENGRTVFSQISYTPREAISVDSGNAPKDGYVSFGAPSIYPPLVKDSARKM from the exons ATGATTGGAATCACTTTCAG agtTTCTTGGTTTTGTTGCCTGCTAATTGGTGGGATAACCTGTTCTACATCAA GCTCACTTAGGTCTAAAGGATATGGAAATTACATCTCTCCAACAGCTCAATTGCGAGCGCAGCTGACCGAAGAGCAACAGAAACATCTGGCCTCCATCCTGCAAAAGCAACTGGCCCCCATGCCCCAGGCACCTCCGAAAATTTGGTATCCAACTCAAATGCCCCAGCAGGAAAAGCAACTGGCCGCCATGACCCAACAGGAGACTCTACCGGCCAGTTATCCTAAGCAGCCTCAAGCAGTGTTGTATCCAGCTCAAATGCCCCAGAAGCAACCAGCTACTGAACGTCAGCATCAGAAGGAACAGGCCATACCCCAGTTACCTCAGCAAGTGTGGTATCCAGTTCAAATTCCCCAGCGGCAAAAGCAACCAGCTACTGGGCCTCAGCAGCAGACGGAACTGACCACCATGCCCCAGAAGCAACCGGCTCCAATGGATATACTGCAGAAACAACCAACAGCTATGCCGCAGCAAACATGGTATCCAGCTCAAATGCAGCAGAAGCAACCGGCCACCATTCACCAGCAAGTGTGGCATCCAGCTCAATTTCCCCAGGAGCAAAAGCAACCAGCTACTGAACCTCAGCAGCAGAAGGAACCAGCCGCTATAAGCCAGCAACCTCAGCAAGTGTTGCATCCAGCTCAAAAGCCGCAGAAGCAACTGACTGCCATGCCCCAGCAAGTGTGGTATCCAGCTCAAAAGCCCCAGCAGCAGAAGCAACCCGCCACTGAACCTCAGCAGCAGATTGACCTAACCGCCATGCCTCAGCAAATGTGGCATCCAGCTCAATTTCCCCAGGAGCAACCAGTCCCTATGCGTCAACTGCAGAAGGATCTGACCGCCATTCCACCACAACTGTTGCATTCCGCTCAAATGCCCCAGCTGCATAAGCAACCGGCTGCCATGCTTCAGCAAGTGTGGCAACTGGCCCCCATTCCCCAGCAGCCTCATGACGTGTGGTATCCAGCTAAAATGGTCCAGAAGCAACAAGCCGCTGCAACTCGGCGGCAGAAGGAACTGACCACCATGCCTCAGCAAGTGTGGTATCCAGCTCAAATGCCCCAGGAGCAGAAGCAACCGGCCACCATACCCCAGCAAGAGTTGCATCCAGCTCAAATGCTGCAGACGCAACTGGCCCCAATGCCTATCCTGCAGAAACAACCAACAGCTATACTCCAGCAAGCATGGTATCCAGCTCAAATGTCCCAGCAGCAGAAACAACTGGCCACCATACTGCAGAAGCAACCAGCCCCATTGCCTCAACCGCAGAAGGAACAGGCCACCCTGCCCCCGCAAGTGTGGCATCCAGCTCAAATGCCACAGCAGCAAAAGCAACCAGCTACTGAAACTCGGCAGCAAATTGAACCGACCGCCATGCCCCAGCCACCTCAGCAAGTGTGGCATCCAAATCAATTTCCCCAGGAGCAGAAGCAACCAGCCCCTATGCATCTACCGCAGAAGGAACTGACTGCCATACCCCAACAACTGTGGCAAACGGCTCAAATTCCCCAGCAGCATAAGCAACCGGCTGCAATGCTTCAGCAGCCTCACAACATGTGGTATCCAGCTAAAATGGTCCAGAAGCAACAAGTCGCTGCACTGACCGCCATGCCGCAGACGCATCAGCAAGTGTGGCATCCAGCTCAATCTCCCCAGCAGCAGAAGCAACcggcctccacccctctaccgCAGGAGCAGCCTACCGCCGTATCCCAGCAAGTGTGGTATCCAGCTCAAATGTCCCAGCAGCGGAAGCTACACACTGCCATGCCACAACAGCAACTGACCGCCATGCCTCAGCAATTATGGCATGTAGCTCAAATGACCCAGAAGCAACTGACCCCAATGTCTCAGCAGAAGCACTACCAAAGCACTGAAGATGGTGCCTCTGGTAGCGCTCAGGCCAGCATCGTTGAACAGTCGGGTGTCATCCCAATCTATTCCTACAGTTCCAAATCGCACTACGAGAATGGCAGAACTGTCTTTTCCCAAATCAGCTACACTCCTAGGGAGGCTATTTCTGTTGACAGTGGAAATGCTCCCAAGGACGGTTATGTTAGCTTTGGTGCACCAAGCATATATCCACCACTAGTGAAGGATTCTGCAAG GAAAATGTAA
- the LOC110485718 gene encoding putative uncharacterized protein DDB_G0268364 isoform X3 — protein sequence MPQAPPKIWYPTQMPQQEKQLAAMTQQETLPASYPKQPQAVLYPAQMPQKQPATERQHQKEQAIPQLPQQVWYPVQIPQRQKQPATGPQQQTELTTMPQKQPAPMDILQKQPTAMPQQTWYPAQMQQKQPATIHQQVWHPAQFPQEQKQPATEPQQQKEPAAISQQPQQVLHPAQKPQKQLTAMPQQVWYPAQKPQQQKQPATEPQQQIDLTAMPQQMWHPAQFPQEQPVPMRQLQKDLTAIPPQLLHSAQMPQLHKQPAAMLQQVWQLAPIPQQPHDVWYPAKMVQKQQAAATRRQKELTTMPQQVWYPAQMPQEQKQPATIPQQELHPAQMLQTQLAPMPILQKQPTAILQQAWYPAQMSQQQKQLATILQKQPAPLPQPQKEQATLPPQVWHPAQMPQQQKQPATETRQQIEPTAMPQPPQQVWHPNQFPQEQKQPAPMHLPQKELTAIPQQLWQTAQIPQQHKQPAAMLQQPHNMWYPAKMVQKQQVAALTAMPQTHQQVWHPAQSPQQQKQPASTPLPQEQPTAVSQQVWYPAQMSQQRKLHTAMPQQQLTAMPQQLWHVAQMTQKQLTPMSQQKHYQSTEDGASGSAQASIVEQSGVIPIYSYSSKSHYENGRTVFSQISYTPREAISVDSGNAPKDGYVSFGAPSIYPPLVKDSARKM from the exons ATGCCCCAGGCACCTCCGAAAATTTGGTATCCAACTCAAATGCCCCAGCAGGAAAAGCAACTGGCCGCCATGACCCAACAGGAGACTCTACCGGCCAGTTATCCTAAGCAGCCTCAAGCAGTGTTGTATCCAGCTCAAATGCCCCAGAAGCAACCAGCTACTGAACGTCAGCATCAGAAGGAACAGGCCATACCCCAGTTACCTCAGCAAGTGTGGTATCCAGTTCAAATTCCCCAGCGGCAAAAGCAACCAGCTACTGGGCCTCAGCAGCAGACGGAACTGACCACCATGCCCCAGAAGCAACCGGCTCCAATGGATATACTGCAGAAACAACCAACAGCTATGCCGCAGCAAACATGGTATCCAGCTCAAATGCAGCAGAAGCAACCGGCCACCATTCACCAGCAAGTGTGGCATCCAGCTCAATTTCCCCAGGAGCAAAAGCAACCAGCTACTGAACCTCAGCAGCAGAAGGAACCAGCCGCTATAAGCCAGCAACCTCAGCAAGTGTTGCATCCAGCTCAAAAGCCGCAGAAGCAACTGACTGCCATGCCCCAGCAAGTGTGGTATCCAGCTCAAAAGCCCCAGCAGCAGAAGCAACCCGCCACTGAACCTCAGCAGCAGATTGACCTAACCGCCATGCCTCAGCAAATGTGGCATCCAGCTCAATTTCCCCAGGAGCAACCAGTCCCTATGCGTCAACTGCAGAAGGATCTGACCGCCATTCCACCACAACTGTTGCATTCCGCTCAAATGCCCCAGCTGCATAAGCAACCGGCTGCCATGCTTCAGCAAGTGTGGCAACTGGCCCCCATTCCCCAGCAGCCTCATGACGTGTGGTATCCAGCTAAAATGGTCCAGAAGCAACAAGCCGCTGCAACTCGGCGGCAGAAGGAACTGACCACCATGCCTCAGCAAGTGTGGTATCCAGCTCAAATGCCCCAGGAGCAGAAGCAACCGGCCACCATACCCCAGCAAGAGTTGCATCCAGCTCAAATGCTGCAGACGCAACTGGCCCCAATGCCTATCCTGCAGAAACAACCAACAGCTATACTCCAGCAAGCATGGTATCCAGCTCAAATGTCCCAGCAGCAGAAACAACTGGCCACCATACTGCAGAAGCAACCAGCCCCATTGCCTCAACCGCAGAAGGAACAGGCCACCCTGCCCCCGCAAGTGTGGCATCCAGCTCAAATGCCACAGCAGCAAAAGCAACCAGCTACTGAAACTCGGCAGCAAATTGAACCGACCGCCATGCCCCAGCCACCTCAGCAAGTGTGGCATCCAAATCAATTTCCCCAGGAGCAGAAGCAACCAGCCCCTATGCATCTACCGCAGAAGGAACTGACTGCCATACCCCAACAACTGTGGCAAACGGCTCAAATTCCCCAGCAGCATAAGCAACCGGCTGCAATGCTTCAGCAGCCTCACAACATGTGGTATCCAGCTAAAATGGTCCAGAAGCAACAAGTCGCTGCACTGACCGCCATGCCGCAGACGCATCAGCAAGTGTGGCATCCAGCTCAATCTCCCCAGCAGCAGAAGCAACcggcctccacccctctaccgCAGGAGCAGCCTACCGCCGTATCCCAGCAAGTGTGGTATCCAGCTCAAATGTCCCAGCAGCGGAAGCTACACACTGCCATGCCACAACAGCAACTGACCGCCATGCCTCAGCAATTATGGCATGTAGCTCAAATGACCCAGAAGCAACTGACCCCAATGTCTCAGCAGAAGCACTACCAAAGCACTGAAGATGGTGCCTCTGGTAGCGCTCAGGCCAGCATCGTTGAACAGTCGGGTGTCATCCCAATCTATTCCTACAGTTCCAAATCGCACTACGAGAATGGCAGAACTGTCTTTTCCCAAATCAGCTACACTCCTAGGGAGGCTATTTCTGTTGACAGTGGAAATGCTCCCAAGGACGGTTATGTTAGCTTTGGTGCACCAAGCATATATCCACCACTAGTGAAGGATTCTGCAAG GAAAATGTAA